One window of Chryseobacterium indologenes genomic DNA carries:
- a CDS encoding MFS transporter: protein MKNINIKAVLFLNYFVFAILLNSVGTVILQVQQNFGISKSSASVLEGFKDLPIAICSFILASFLPKIGIKKSMLIALLLVSCMCFVMPFTNTFWVFKLLFATVGVSFALIKISVFTSIGLVTETDKEHSSFMGFLEGFFMIGVLAGNVLFSLYIDDHNPESTRWLNVYWVLGGLSTLSFLFLFFSKLNEQEAKSEKTDLLGDLRNSVSLFSYKKVLFFLLCAFLFVLVEQSFQTWTPTFYKEILKVPTSMSIQAGAVLAGAFALGRFLSGFFSKKFNWIYVVSFCVIGFAISLLLVLPLTHNIHIDTNTSWLNAPLVVYLFPLMGGLLAPIYPSINSVILASIPKYLHSAMSGLIVVFSAIGGTIGSIITGFVFQEFSGQQAFYLSLIPLSLLITSAVFMNKLKINPKK, encoded by the coding sequence ATGAAAAATATTAACATCAAGGCCGTTTTATTTTTAAATTATTTTGTCTTTGCCATTCTTCTGAATTCTGTAGGTACAGTGATCCTGCAGGTACAGCAGAATTTTGGAATTTCAAAATCTTCGGCCAGTGTTTTGGAAGGATTCAAAGATCTTCCCATTGCAATATGTTCATTCATTCTGGCTTCATTTCTTCCCAAAATCGGAATCAAAAAATCAATGTTGATTGCTTTATTGCTGGTAAGCTGTATGTGTTTTGTAATGCCGTTTACCAATACCTTTTGGGTTTTTAAATTATTATTTGCCACAGTAGGAGTTTCCTTTGCTTTAATTAAAATTTCAGTTTTTACTTCTATCGGGCTGGTAACGGAAACAGACAAGGAACATTCCAGCTTTATGGGATTTCTTGAAGGTTTTTTCATGATTGGAGTTCTGGCAGGAAATGTATTGTTCAGTTTATATATTGATGATCATAATCCGGAATCTACGCGATGGCTGAATGTATATTGGGTTTTGGGCGGGCTTTCCACTTTATCTTTTTTATTCCTGTTCTTTTCAAAATTAAATGAGCAGGAAGCAAAAAGTGAGAAAACAGATTTATTGGGAGATTTAAGAAATAGTGTAAGCTTATTCAGCTATAAAAAAGTGTTGTTCTTTTTATTATGTGCTTTCCTTTTTGTACTGGTAGAGCAGAGCTTTCAAACATGGACGCCTACTTTTTATAAGGAAATTTTAAAAGTGCCTACTTCAATGAGTATCCAGGCGGGAGCTGTTTTAGCAGGAGCTTTTGCTTTAGGAAGATTTTTGTCGGGATTTTTCTCTAAAAAATTCAACTGGATCTATGTAGTTTCTTTTTGTGTGATAGGTTTTGCTATCAGCTTACTGTTGGTTTTACCATTGACCCATAACATTCATATTGATACGAATACAAGCTGGCTGAATGCGCCTTTGGTTGTGTATTTATTTCCCTTGATGGGAGGCTTGCTGGCACCAATTTATCCAAGTATTAATTCTGTGATTCTGGCATCAATCCCGAAATATTTACACAGTGCGATGTCAGGTTTAATTGTCGTTTTCTCAGCAATCGGGGGAACTATCGGTTCTATTATTACCGGTTTTGTGTTTCAGGAGTTCAGTGGTCAGCAGGCATTTTATCTTTCTCTGATTCCGCTCTCATTACTGATCACTTCGGCAGTTTTCATGAATAAATTAAAAATTAATCCTAAAAAATAA
- a CDS encoding thioredoxin family protein, with protein sequence MNTPSNMLALGTKAPFFELPNPSKTNELQSLEELKGENGTLVIFMCNHCPFVLHVIDKINELYEDYNERGIEFIAINSNDIEKYPADSPEKMIEFQIERNFDFPYLFDESQAVAKAYDAACTPDFYFFDDKLDLVYRGQMDDSRPGNNKDVTGEDLIIAFENLLAGEAQEEIQRPSMGCNIKWK encoded by the coding sequence ATGAATACTCCATCAAATATGCTGGCATTAGGAACAAAGGCTCCGTTTTTTGAACTTCCTAACCCGTCAAAAACGAATGAACTTCAGTCTTTAGAGGAACTGAAAGGAGAAAATGGTACTTTGGTGATCTTTATGTGCAACCACTGTCCGTTTGTTCTTCATGTGATTGATAAGATCAACGAATTATATGAAGATTATAACGAGCGGGGAATAGAATTCATCGCTATCAACTCTAATGATATTGAGAAATATCCGGCAGATTCTCCTGAGAAAATGATAGAATTTCAGATTGAAAGAAATTTTGATTTCCCTTATTTATTTGATGAAAGCCAGGCAGTAGCTAAAGCTTACGATGCAGCTTGTACTCCGGATTTTTATTTCTTTGATGATAAGCTGGATCTTGTGTACAGAGGTCAGATGGATGATTCAAGACCGGGAAACAATAAAGATGTTACAGGTGAAGATCTTATTATTGCTTTTGAAAATCTTTTGGCTGGTGAAGCTCAGGAAGAAATTCAGAGACCAAGCATGGGGTGCAATATTAAATGGAAATAA
- a CDS encoding TonB-dependent receptor: MKKKSIFLIAATATLYFNNAYAQETPQDSAKISSIDQIVITGNSNPKKKIESSTAISTFSSKEIQKQNPISAAALLQRVPGFAVETSGGEVGNNLFARGIPSAGAYEFVQVQEDGLPVFEDGALQFANADNFFRVDNSVNRMEALRGGSGSIFATNSPGGLINFITREGTNDFRGTAKLETSTYGLMRTDVNVGGALVQDKLFFNVGGFYRTDDGIRKTGFKANNGGQIRMNLKYVFDKGYVKVYYKKLDDRNTFFLPIPLVQNGNKLKGFQNFDPNYGTYSYRAISQLNIPQAGGGFFNRNLEDGIHPKVDAVGAEFKYDLGNNFSVLNKTRYTNINMNYTGIFPAGGPQTMAEFAKSNGISGNNYQYSLVSNGAVVNPEYVQKLGFWAIDKQMNNFVNDLQFNYKFDQGNVTAGFYKSNWKSHQYWNWSNILTTATDRPELLNLVDTSLSPSDTGYSKTYNGVTNMTFLQRDTQTQGSLNDLYVNLDYNITDALSVNGGLRYSHDYYKGNFANTTSSNLNNSGLTTDGTHGFSTTTADDNMSVLGNKYTYWNYNVDKVSFTLATNYKINRENAVYARFSNGFRSPNEEAYYNYFSNPNPDKPLKSVTTNQLEVGYKYYSRTFDVAVIPFYSTLKNLSFTDVFSDGTSENTFANTENYGVELEGFARLFNNTLEVTFNGTIQSPKYKNLEAGSVLEGNVVRRMPKFFFNISPAVNITKAWRAYASMNYYGKRFQDEKNVQTLPSFTEFGAGMSYQLGRIRFAVDGTNIFNTIGITEGDPRAGSPNGDGIIMARPIMGAAARASITLDF, from the coding sequence ATGAAAAAAAAATCAATCTTTTTAATCGCCGCAACAGCTACGTTATATTTTAATAATGCTTATGCCCAGGAAACTCCGCAGGATTCTGCAAAAATTTCCTCTATCGATCAGATTGTCATCACAGGAAATTCAAATCCGAAGAAAAAAATAGAATCCAGTACAGCGATTTCCACATTCAGTTCCAAAGAAATCCAGAAGCAGAACCCCATTAGTGCCGCTGCTTTATTGCAAAGAGTTCCCGGATTTGCGGTGGAAACTTCAGGAGGTGAAGTAGGAAATAACCTTTTTGCAAGAGGGATTCCTTCCGCAGGAGCTTATGAATTTGTGCAGGTACAGGAAGATGGTCTTCCGGTTTTTGAAGACGGAGCCCTTCAGTTTGCCAATGCGGATAACTTTTTCCGTGTGGACAATTCGGTCAACCGTATGGAGGCTTTGAGAGGGGGATCGGGATCTATTTTTGCAACCAATTCTCCCGGCGGTTTGATCAACTTTATTACCAGAGAAGGAACCAATGATTTCAGAGGTACGGCAAAATTGGAGACAAGTACATATGGATTAATGCGTACGGATGTGAATGTAGGGGGAGCTTTGGTTCAGGACAAATTGTTTTTCAATGTAGGAGGTTTTTACAGGACAGATGACGGGATCAGAAAAACAGGTTTCAAAGCTAATAATGGCGGACAAATCAGAATGAATCTGAAATACGTCTTTGATAAAGGCTACGTAAAAGTGTATTACAAAAAACTGGACGACAGAAATACGTTCTTCCTTCCTATTCCTTTGGTACAAAACGGTAACAAGCTGAAAGGATTCCAGAATTTTGATCCTAATTACGGAACATATAGCTACAGAGCAATCAGCCAGCTGAATATACCACAGGCAGGAGGTGGATTTTTCAACAGAAATCTTGAAGACGGAATTCATCCGAAAGTAGATGCAGTGGGAGCTGAGTTTAAATATGATCTTGGAAATAATTTCAGCGTTTTAAACAAGACCAGATACACCAATATCAATATGAATTATACAGGGATTTTCCCTGCAGGAGGTCCACAAACGATGGCAGAATTTGCTAAAAGTAACGGAATTTCCGGCAACAATTATCAGTATTCATTGGTGAGCAACGGAGCTGTGGTTAATCCTGAATATGTACAAAAACTGGGATTCTGGGCCATTGACAAGCAGATGAATAACTTCGTGAATGATCTGCAGTTCAATTATAAGTTTGATCAGGGAAATGTTACAGCAGGTTTCTATAAATCCAATTGGAAATCCCATCAATACTGGAACTGGAGTAATATTCTTACTACAGCTACAGACAGACCAGAGTTACTGAATCTGGTAGATACTTCTTTAAGTCCATCAGATACCGGATATTCTAAAACCTATAATGGAGTAACCAATATGACATTTTTACAGAGAGATACTCAGACCCAGGGAAGCCTGAATGATCTTTATGTAAACCTTGATTATAATATCACCGATGCTTTAAGTGTAAATGGAGGTCTTCGTTACAGCCATGATTATTATAAAGGAAATTTTGCCAATACAACTTCTTCCAATTTAAATAATTCAGGGTTAACAACGGATGGAACTCATGGTTTCAGCACGACTACTGCTGATGATAATATGAGTGTATTGGGAAATAAATATACCTACTGGAATTATAATGTAGATAAAGTATCCTTCACATTAGCCACCAATTATAAGATTAATAGAGAAAATGCAGTGTATGCCCGTTTTTCCAATGGTTTCAGATCACCGAATGAAGAAGCATATTACAACTATTTCTCCAATCCGAACCCTGATAAACCTTTAAAATCTGTAACAACCAATCAGCTGGAAGTAGGATATAAATATTACTCGCGTACTTTTGATGTGGCAGTGATTCCGTTCTATTCTACCTTGAAAAATCTGTCATTTACAGATGTTTTCTCTGATGGTACATCCGAAAATACATTCGCCAATACAGAAAACTATGGAGTTGAATTGGAAGGTTTCGCCCGTTTATTCAATAATACTTTAGAAGTAACATTCAACGGGACCATTCAAAGTCCAAAATATAAAAACCTTGAGGCCGGAAGCGTTCTTGAAGGAAATGTAGTAAGAAGAATGCCTAAATTTTTCTTTAATATCTCACCAGCAGTCAATATTACAAAAGCATGGAGAGCTTATGCAAGTATGAATTATTATGGAAAACGTTTCCAGGATGAGAAGAATGTACAGACATTACCTTCATTCACCGAATTTGGAGCAGGAATGTCTTATCAGTTAGGAAGAATACGTTTTGCCGTGGATGGAACCAATATCTTTAATACAATCGGAATCACAGAAGGTGATCCAAGAGCAGGTTCTCCAAACGGAGACGGAATCATTATGGCCAGACCTATTATGGGAGCTGCAGCCAGAGCTTCCATTACTTTGGATTTCTAA
- a CDS encoding trehalase family glycosidase, with amino-acid sequence MSNQLYINEIQSLFDEVQRSEIFEDQKMMTDAVPLFPIAKINEDYKQSKNTEGFDLKDFVMTHFDFLGARVSVQREDHLPIKEHIEKLWDELTRTAYEEKGTLLKLPKPYIVPGGRFNEFFYWDSYFIMLGLKASGRIEMMENIIENCSYLIQNVGFVPNASRTHFLSRSQPPYFSLMLDLLFETTHDEEIYTKYHDTLEKEYAFWMNGEEWLENNSSVKRVVKTADGDILNRYYDSENTPRPESYLIDIEDHEKTSGEEFYRNIRSACESGWDFSSRWFADGENIQTIETLNLAQVDLNCLLWHLEMTLAKSSALQNLSEKENYFSERAASRRQMINTYFWDRNTNNYKDYHTKKNTKTPSEHIAALYPLFLEIADQEQADVVAKAIAEKFLYKGGLVTTTKNSGQQWDLPNAWAPYQWLGFKAMKNYGFDELAEKIKNNWCSNVERVYKNTGKLMEKYNALDTETIAGGGEYPNQDGFGWTNGVYLQLQQN; translated from the coding sequence ATGAGTAATCAGCTTTACATAAACGAAATTCAAAGTCTGTTTGATGAAGTACAGAGATCTGAAATTTTTGAAGATCAGAAAATGATGACGGATGCAGTTCCTCTTTTCCCTATTGCAAAGATTAATGAAGATTATAAACAATCAAAAAATACAGAGGGTTTTGATCTGAAAGATTTTGTGATGACCCATTTTGACTTTTTAGGGGCCAGAGTTTCGGTGCAGAGAGAAGATCACCTTCCTATCAAAGAACATATTGAAAAATTATGGGACGAATTAACCCGTACAGCTTATGAAGAAAAAGGAACTCTTTTAAAATTACCGAAACCTTATATTGTTCCGGGAGGCCGTTTTAACGAGTTTTTCTATTGGGACAGCTATTTTATTATGCTGGGATTAAAAGCTTCCGGCAGAATAGAAATGATGGAAAATATTATTGAAAACTGTTCTTACCTGATTCAAAACGTAGGATTTGTCCCGAATGCTAGCAGAACTCATTTTCTGAGCAGATCACAGCCACCTTATTTTTCATTAATGCTGGATCTTCTTTTTGAAACAACGCATGATGAAGAAATTTATACAAAATACCATGATACTCTTGAAAAAGAATATGCTTTCTGGATGAATGGTGAAGAATGGCTGGAAAACAATTCAAGTGTAAAAAGAGTTGTTAAAACAGCAGATGGAGATATTCTGAACCGTTATTACGACTCAGAAAATACACCACGTCCCGAAAGTTATCTGATCGATATTGAAGATCATGAAAAAACTTCGGGAGAGGAATTTTACAGAAATATAAGAAGTGCCTGTGAATCAGGCTGGGATTTTTCCAGCAGATGGTTTGCAGACGGAGAAAATATACAGACTATAGAAACGCTGAATCTCGCACAGGTTGATCTGAACTGCCTTTTATGGCATTTGGAAATGACTTTGGCAAAATCTTCAGCGCTTCAGAATCTGAGTGAAAAAGAAAATTATTTTTCAGAAAGAGCAGCAAGCAGAAGACAGATGATCAATACTTATTTCTGGGATAGAAATACTAACAATTATAAAGATTATCACACTAAAAAAAACACAAAAACACCGTCTGAACATATTGCTGCTCTTTACCCTTTATTCCTAGAAATTGCAGATCAGGAACAGGCGGACGTTGTTGCCAAAGCGATTGCTGAAAAATTTCTTTACAAAGGCGGGTTGGTTACCACCACTAAAAATTCAGGCCAGCAATGGGATCTTCCTAATGCATGGGCTCCTTATCAGTGGCTGGGCTTTAAAGCAATGAAAAATTACGGCTTTGATGAACTGGCCGAGAAAATAAAAAATAACTGGTGTTCCAATGTAGAAAGAGTCTACAAGAATACCGGAAAACTAATGGAAAAATACAATGCATTAGACACAGAAACAATAGCAGGCGGCGGGGAATACCCTAATCAGGATGGATTTGGTTGGACGAATGGAGTGTATTTACAATTACAACAAAACTGA
- a CDS encoding TetR/AcrR family transcriptional regulator translates to MGLHERRQREKESIRANILQAAFTLAKTEGWGSLSMRKIADAIEYSAPVVYDYFENKEAILFEISLDGFHKLHIELLKAQQKHDTPEEQLVAIVDAYWNFAFKNKEYYQLMFGLGMQCCGKGQMKKEFSSFQELIYECTYEIIKKNGSNPDNACHMSHALFSAVHGMISIMMMRTADIPSTMNKTTLDETVSAFIKSL, encoded by the coding sequence ATGGGTCTACATGAACGCCGTCAACGAGAAAAAGAATCCATCCGTGCAAATATTTTGCAGGCTGCTTTTACTTTGGCTAAAACTGAAGGCTGGGGTTCATTGTCTATGCGTAAGATAGCTGATGCTATTGAGTATAGTGCACCCGTAGTATATGATTATTTTGAAAATAAAGAAGCTATTCTATTTGAAATTTCTTTAGATGGCTTTCATAAGTTACACATAGAATTATTAAAAGCTCAGCAGAAACATGACACTCCGGAAGAGCAGCTTGTTGCTATTGTGGATGCCTACTGGAACTTTGCTTTTAAAAACAAGGAATATTACCAGCTTATGTTTGGTCTTGGAATGCAATGCTGTGGAAAAGGGCAGATGAAAAAAGAATTCTCATCATTCCAGGAACTGATCTATGAATGTACCTATGAGATTATCAAGAAAAACGGATCCAATCCGGACAATGCCTGTCATATGTCTCACGCTCTGTTTTCTGCCGTTCACGGAATGATCTCTATTATGATGATGCGTACTGCTGATATCCCTTCCACAATGAACAAGACGACATTGGACGAAACTGTTTCGGCTTTTATTAAGTCTTTGTAA
- a CDS encoding AraC family transcriptional regulator: MKVTFERVIPNEKSSFRTIHNNSPISEFKWEYHYHPEIELVCVISGNGTRHVGYHKSNYTNGDLVLIGSNIPHSGFGLNSIDPHEEIVLQFKEEILQFPQQEVEARSIKNLLELSKYGIHFHHKVKKVMLPKLKLMLESEGYKRYLLLLEILFELSKCEDYDLLNKEIMPYTIISKNKTRLENIFTYVEHHYDKEIEIEEVAKLANLTLPAFCNFFKKATQITFTEFVNRYRINKACLLMAQDRSISECSYQCGFNNVTYFNRMFKKYTGKTPSEFIRNYSHSNVNVDLKVENETKTKASF; encoded by the coding sequence ATGAAAGTTACTTTTGAAAGGGTAATCCCTAATGAAAAGAGCTCATTCCGCACGATTCATAACAACTCCCCTATTTCAGAATTCAAATGGGAATATCATTATCATCCCGAAATTGAGCTGGTATGTGTCATTTCCGGGAACGGAACGCGCCACGTTGGCTATCATAAAAGTAATTATACAAATGGTGATCTGGTATTAATCGGGTCTAATATTCCTCATTCCGGATTTGGATTAAACTCCATTGATCCGCATGAAGAAATTGTGCTTCAGTTCAAGGAAGAGATTCTTCAGTTTCCCCAGCAGGAAGTGGAAGCCAGATCTATCAAAAATCTGCTGGAACTTTCAAAATATGGAATTCATTTTCATCATAAAGTAAAAAAAGTGATGCTTCCTAAACTGAAGCTTATGTTAGAATCTGAGGGCTACAAAAGGTATTTATTATTGCTTGAAATTCTTTTCGAGCTTTCAAAATGTGAAGATTATGATCTTCTGAATAAAGAGATCATGCCTTACACCATTATTTCAAAAAATAAAACCCGTCTGGAAAATATCTTCACCTATGTAGAACATCATTATGACAAGGAAATCGAAATTGAAGAAGTAGCAAAACTGGCCAATCTCACTTTACCGGCTTTCTGTAATTTCTTTAAAAAAGCGACTCAGATTACGTTTACAGAGTTTGTCAATAGATACAGAATCAATAAAGCATGTCTACTGATGGCACAGGACAGATCTATTTCGGAATGCAGCTACCAATGCGGTTTTAATAATGTAACATATTTTAACAGGATGTTTAAAAAATATACCGGGAAGACGCCTTCTGAGTTTATCAGGAATTATTCTCACAGTAACGTTAATGTAGATTTGAAAGTTGAGAATGAGACTAAAACCAAGGCCAGCTTTTAA
- a CDS encoding efflux RND transporter periplasmic adaptor subunit — MKIPGKTRFIVLIASIILLQSCTKAAEGSNSAPPAPELPVYTVLTSPATTYQEFPTALEGKNNVEIRSQVDGYLDRIYVEEGSYVRAGQPLFKIDSRSYGEQMNMAQANLQVANANIQKARVEVDRLQPLVAAKVVSDVQLKTAKANYEAAVAAASQAKASVGSARINVGFTTITAPVSGYIGRIPYKKGSLISRTDVNPLTLLSDISEIYAYFSLSELDFIAFQNKYPGATLEEKLKNMPMVELVIADNSTYPEKGKLSIVDGQFDKTTGAISVRAVFPNANGALRTGNTGRVRMPQLISNAVVIPQESTFEIQDKTYVYVMGKDKKVTGRPIKISGKTDSYYFISEGLAPGEKIVYTGIGNLKDGASINPKNISSDSLLKAKPL; from the coding sequence ATGAAAATACCTGGAAAAACAAGGTTTATTGTACTTATTGCAAGTATAATTCTTTTACAGAGCTGTACCAAGGCTGCAGAAGGATCCAATTCCGCGCCGCCAGCTCCAGAACTTCCGGTTTATACCGTTCTTACATCACCCGCTACTACATATCAGGAATTCCCTACTGCCTTAGAAGGGAAAAACAATGTTGAAATAAGATCTCAGGTAGATGGCTATCTTGATAGAATCTATGTAGAGGAAGGATCTTACGTAAGAGCCGGACAGCCATTATTTAAAATAGACTCCAGAAGCTATGGAGAACAAATGAATATGGCACAAGCTAATCTACAGGTTGCTAATGCCAATATCCAAAAAGCAAGAGTAGAAGTAGACAGACTTCAGCCATTGGTTGCTGCAAAAGTAGTTTCTGATGTGCAGTTAAAAACAGCAAAAGCCAATTATGAAGCTGCTGTTGCCGCTGCCTCACAAGCCAAAGCTTCTGTAGGAAGCGCAAGAATCAACGTAGGATTTACAACCATTACCGCTCCAGTAAGTGGTTATATCGGAAGAATTCCTTACAAAAAAGGAAGTCTGATCTCAAGAACAGATGTAAATCCATTGACCTTATTATCTGATATCAGTGAAATTTATGCTTATTTCTCTTTGAGTGAACTGGACTTTATCGCTTTCCAAAATAAATATCCCGGCGCTACTTTGGAAGAAAAGCTGAAAAATATGCCAATGGTAGAATTGGTGATCGCTGACAACAGTACTTATCCTGAAAAAGGTAAACTGAGCATCGTAGACGGACAGTTTGATAAAACTACCGGAGCCATCAGTGTACGTGCCGTTTTCCCTAATGCCAACGGGGCTTTAAGAACCGGAAACACAGGAAGAGTGCGTATGCCTCAACTGATCTCAAATGCTGTAGTTATCCCACAGGAATCTACTTTCGAAATTCAGGATAAAACCTATGTATATGTAATGGGTAAAGACAAAAAGGTAACCGGAAGACCGATCAAAATATCAGGGAAAACGGATAGCTATTATTTTATTTCTGAAGGACTTGCACCAGGAGAAAAAATAGTTTACACAGGAATTGGAAACCTAAAAGACGGAGCTTCCATCAATCCGAAAAATATTTCTTCTGACAGCTTGCTAAAAGCAAAACCATTATAG